From the Armatimonadota bacterium genome, the window CAGTTCCCCGTGATTGATGGGGGTTAATGGACAGCCTAACAGGTGCCCTGTCTCCATTTCCGCCAGCTGGAGATCGCTTTCCAGCTCGATGTTGCTTCTCAATTTGATTATCAACGTCCATATGTGTTTTGATATACACATTGCCTAGGTCTCTCCTAATCTGTCCAGCAAAGCTTCTAGACCGAAGCCATCGCTCAAGGACCGATCCCGAAAGTGTGGTTGCGTGAAGGTGAAAACGGCATCGTACAATCTGACAAGGTCCGCTGCTCGAACCTTTTTCCAGTCAGGGTCGCCTGCGTCCATCAGGTGCTGTTCATACGTCCATGTAATATCTTCTAACCCCGACAAGTAATCTTGGTGATGGCGAGCGGCGTGGATGTTCCCGCATAGAACAATCTTCACTGCTTTCTTCGCGCACCGCTTGGCAAAATGCTCGCCGAGTTTAAGCACCTGATAGACACCTTTCTTGATATCATCTGTTCGGTCAATCCCCGGCAGGTTTTTGGAGTCGTCGACTTGTCCACCACAGCCGAATGTCAACCACCTCAAAGAATCATCGTCGCTCTGCGCCCACTTGTGCCGATAGGCGTGATACAGACGCCGCCAAAACTGGATGACGCTCCACAGTGTATCCTTATCCTGAGCATAGGATTTGGTGAACTTACGTATGGGAAAACCTCTTTCTTTACGTTTACCGAGCTTGAGAAGGATAGGGTTATCGTTCGGGATGTAGAGAGAAATTTCCCTATCTAACGGTAGCGTTGTAATCACATGCTCCGAAATGTTCTCGAGCCTATCGTTTTGCCCTCTCCGCTGTAACTCTTGTGGTAACAATATGGCAAGAGGAAAAGCGACAAGTGGAGAAGCCTTGACTTCACATAAGGCAATGCTTTCGCTGGAAACGAGTAACGTATCGACGTCCAAAATCTGTCGCTTCATCTGATATATCTGCCATTGGCGGTTCGTTTTCTCGACCAAGGCGGCCAGCATTGCGCTGAGCGTCTTCGCCGCGATATGTCCGATGGTGCCTGAACCAGGCTTGTGCGACTGTTTGAGCAAAACCTTGCGTCCCAACCGAGCGCAGCGAGGGCAAGCGCGTACGTACGGGTAAAAAAGCACAGCAGGTTCGCACTTGTTGGAAGGCGGACAATAAACCCAATGGATATCAGCAGCTAGCTTAGCGTATTCCAAGCTGACACACAGATCGAAAAGCGCAGCTAACGCTTCTCCTAATTGCTCAGGTGTGGATATATTTCCATCCTTCACCATGTCTGATAGCGTGGAAACAAAGGTATGTACCAGATTTCGGAACTCGGCATCATCCGAGGCCGGCACGACTCTACCGTGCCAGATTGCCTCGAGTTCATCCCGTATCTTGCAGTCGTAAACGCAACTCAGACAAGGCAGAAGGTTGTTCATCTGTTTCTTGAGACAGCCTACGAATCTACCTTAACTATTCTCCACCATTCCCACCTTTCCCTTTCCCCGCAAAGGATTTTACCACGCATGAAGCTAAGCATGAAGCAAAGCAACGACCGCAGGAGGTAGAGATGGACTTCGACCTGTTGAAACGGCTTTGTGAGACACCAGGCATTCCTGGCAAGGAAGACCCCATCCGCGAGGTGGTCAAAGAGGCGCTGGCTCCGTTGGTGGATAGCATCGAGGTGGATGTGATGGGCAACGTGGTGGGCGTGAAGCGGGGCAACAGCGCGCGCAAGGTGATGCTGGCAGCGCACATGGACGAAATCGGCTTCATGGTACGATACATCGACGATAAGGGTTTTGTACGCCTGCAGCCGCTGGGAGGGTTTGACGCGCGTCAGCTTTTTGCGCAGCGCGTGCTGGTGCATACCCGCAAGGGCGAGGTGTTGCATGGGGTGCTGGCATACTCCACCAAACCCGCGCACATGCTCACGCCCGAGGAGATGAACCGGGCGCCACAGATAGAGAGTTTCTTCGTGGACCTGGGCATGAGTGCCGAGCAGGTGAAGGAGAAGGTGTCTGTGGGCGATATGGTGACGATGGACCGCACGACCGAATCGTGCGGGGACACCTTCTTCGGCAAGGCGATGGATGACCGTGTGGGCGTGTTCGTGATGATTGAAGCCATGCGCTTGTTGAAGGACAGGCGCACGGAGGCAGACATCTACGCCGTTGCCACCACGCAGGAGGAGGTGGGCTTGCGCGGAGCTACAACGGCCGCTTACGCCATAGAACCCGATATCGGCATCGCGCTGGATGTGACACTGGCGAACGACTATCCGGGTCCCTCCGACACCGAGATGGTCACGAAGCTCGGGCAGGGGGTTGCCATCAAGATTATGGACGGCAGCCTGATATGCCATCCGAAGCTGGTAGAGCACTTCCGCGAGATTGCCGAGCGCGAGCAAATCCCATACCAAATGGAGATTCTGCCTCGCGGCGGCACCGACGCAGGTGCACTGCAGCGCAGTCGCTCGGGTACGGTGAGCATTACTATCAGCGTGCCCACGCGCTATGTGCACACGGTCAACGAGATGGTGCACCGCAAAGATGTAGAAGCGGCAGCCACGCTGGTAGCACGCTATCTCGAGGAGGCGCATGCCAGGGACTATCGGTACTGAGATGAGGGGCGCGAGGGCTCCCCGCGCCCTCTCGCGATCAGGGTCTACTTTCGCCGTGCGAGCGTGCGTCTGCGCATTGCGCCCGCCAACCCCAACAGCCCCGTGCTGAAGAGGACCAGCGTTGATGCATCAGGTACGGGTGTGCCGGAGATGGAGAGGAACAACCCCTGCTGTCCCGAACCGGGACCGGCATACTGCGCGACGAACTGCGCAGGTACCTGCATACGCAGGAAGTCGTTCGTTGTGTCCAGACTGAACGGGACGTCCAGAGCAAGCCACTCTCCCATCGAAGGCTCGTAGAAGAAGGGGCGTAACGTGGTCTCGATGATGGGTGTCCATTTCGGATCCCTGATGTCGATGAGCCAACCCTCGCCTTCCATGCCATCCTCGTAAGGGACGAAGACGTCGAAGAATGAGTCGATATTAACCTGCGGTATCTGCTCTGTGCTGATGTGTACCCCTTTGACCATCCGCTCTAAGCCGACAGGCACGTTCAGC encodes:
- a CDS encoding peptidase M42; the encoded protein is MDFDLLKRLCETPGIPGKEDPIREVVKEALAPLVDSIEVDVMGNVVGVKRGNSARKVMLAAHMDEIGFMVRYIDDKGFVRLQPLGGFDARQLFAQRVLVHTRKGEVLHGVLAYSTKPAHMLTPEEMNRAPQIESFFVDLGMSAEQVKEKVSVGDMVTMDRTTESCGDTFFGKAMDDRVGVFVMIEAMRLLKDRRTEADIYAVATTQEEVGLRGATTAAYAIEPDIGIALDVTLANDYPGPSDTEMVTKLGQGVAIKIMDGSLICHPKLVEHFREIAEREQIPYQMEILPRGGTDAGALQRSRSGTVSITISVPTRYVHTVNEMVHRKDVEAAATLVARYLEEAHARDYRY